Proteins from one Candidatus Nomurabacteria bacterium genomic window:
- the smpB gene encoding SsrA-binding protein SmpB, which yields MSTYIQNRKARFDFEILETLEAGLVLHGFEVKAIRAGKGRLEGAYVIIRGGEAFLVGATITPFQPANTPKSYDPERARKLLLSKKELTHLEQQTETDRLTAVPLKLYNSGRNIKLEIAIARGKKKFDKRESIKARDTKRDIDRTLKSQY from the coding sequence ATGAGCACGTATATCCAAAACCGCAAAGCTCGCTTTGATTTTGAGATCCTTGAAACACTCGAGGCTGGTTTGGTGTTGCATGGGTTTGAAGTGAAGGCTATTCGAGCTGGGAAGGGCCGGCTGGAAGGGGCGTATGTGATCATTCGCGGTGGTGAGGCATTCCTCGTCGGTGCTACCATCACCCCCTTCCAGCCAGCCAACACCCCAAAAAGCTACGATCCCGAACGTGCCCGCAAGCTGCTTCTGTCTAAGAAAGAACTCACACACCTCGAGCAACAGACCGAAACTGATCGGTTGACAGCTGTGCCACTTAAGTTGTATAATTCTGGCCGGAATATCAAGCTTGAAATTGCGATCGCACGTGGTAAAAAGAAGTTTGATAAACGCGAAAGCATCAAAGCTCGCGACACCAAGCGAGACATTGATCGTACTTTGAAAAGTCAGTATTAA